The sequence TGGGGTATGTCAGAATCGCCTGATGCTCCGGGAAGTGATTGAGGGCGGCCAGGATTTCACCCATGCTCTGCCGAGGGTCCTCATCCAGCAGCGTGACCGGATGGTAGGTGACCATAAAGAAAGGCTTGAGCAGCGGGAAGGAGAGTTCCCGCGCCAGTTCGTCCAGGGAAAGGCGGGGGGTGCGCAGCACGTGCTCAAGTCCCAGCGCACCGACATTGAATACGGTGGAGGGTGCTTCGCCCATCTGAATCACGCGCTTGCGGTATGGCTCCGCAGCCACGAAGTGCAGACTGGACATTTTTGTGATGGCATGGCGAATGGTGTCGTCATAAGCGCCTTCCGTGATCTCACCCCCGTGCAGATGAGCGATGGGGATGCCCAGAATCATCGCGGCTTGCGCTGCGGCCAGCGCTTCAAAACGGTCTCCGAGTATGACCAGAATGTCCGGATTGAGGTTTTGCAGCGAGTCGGCAAGGCCGATGGTGCCGAGTCCCACTGACTTGGCGGTGCCCACCGGGGTGTCCGATGACAGGAGCATTTCCACCTTCGAGTCGATGGAAAAGCCGTCGGCCTCAATATGCCGCCATGTGTCCCCGAATTCTTTGGAAAGATGCATTCCACTGACAATAAGCTGAAGCGTGACAGCCCGGCATCCTTTGAGCTCTTTCAAGAGCCAGTAGAGCAGGCCGTATTCGGCTCTGGAACCGGTGAAAACGGCGATGGTGCGTTTCATGGTATTCTATCCAGTGGCGCGCTGCTCGGCAGGTTGACGATTCTGGCCGAGAGCCATTGCGTCATAGTCAGGTCGTCACGGGGACATTCCTTGAACATGGGTAGCAGGTGCATCGGTTGCCAGACGGGCCGCGTCATGACCCCGGCTGCGGCAGTGGCGTCAAGCAGTGAGTTCCGCTCTTTCTCATCCTCGCAGACAACAGCATTGAGCCAGTAATTCGATCTACAGCCTTCTGGTTCGGTGACAAAGATCAGGCCACTGTTGCTGCTTAGATATGCTGCGTACCGACCAGCCAGTGCCCGTTTGGCGTCCACGAATTGTTCCAGTTGTTCAAGTTGGGCGCAGCCAAGGGCGGCATTGATGTTGGGCAGGCGATAGTTGAACCCTACCTCGTCGTGGAAGAACGCAACGGGGTGGGGCAGCTTGGCTGTTGTGGTCAGATGCTTGGCTCTGGCACCCAACCCCGTTCCGGCCAGAATCATTCCGCCACCGCCTGTGGTGATGATTTTGTTGCCGTTGAAACTCAATGTCCCCAGCAGGCCAAA is a genomic window of Desulfomicrobium baculatum DSM 4028 containing:
- the neuC gene encoding UDP-N-acetylglucosamine 2-epimerase; the encoded protein is MKRTIAVFTGSRAEYGLLYWLLKELKGCRAVTLQLIVSGMHLSKEFGDTWRHIEADGFSIDSKVEMLLSSDTPVGTAKSVGLGTIGLADSLQNLNPDILVILGDRFEALAAAQAAMILGIPIAHLHGGEITEGAYDDTIRHAITKMSSLHFVAAEPYRKRVIQMGEAPSTVFNVGALGLEHVLRTPRLSLDELARELSFPLLKPFFMVTYHPVTLLDEDPRQSMGEILAALNHFPEHQAILTYPNADNGGRALIPMLNEYARNNPERVVAIQSMGSKRYLSALAESAAVIGNSSSGIIEAPSFGVPTVNIGTRQQGRLAANSVLHCAPQAQSITACISQALSAEHISLSAKKSNPYGQGRTARQIAQVLKRADLFKPKAFFNLEHAY